A genomic stretch from Spongiibacter nanhainus includes:
- a CDS encoding Fic family protein, producing MARYIHELPDWPNFSFDEAIIAERVPAVSRKQGRLLGRMESLGFELQQEAELYTLTEDVLRTSEIEGEILDKQQVRSSIARHLGMDIPGLVKADHAVEGVVEMMLDATRYFDKPLTSERLCSWHAALFPTGRSGMHKITVGDWRKAEAGPMQVVSGPIGRETIHFEAPDAGRIPQEMARFLEWFDAPFKGDLNLKAGIAHLWFVTIHPFEDGNGRTARAQADMLLARAEGSPHRFYSMSAEIQRQHKSYYDILEKTQKGSLNITPWLSWFLEAFEGAIDGAEIITGKVMAKAKFWTSNADQNFNSRQQKMLNSLLDGFEGKLTSSKWAKICKCSQDTATRDINDLMTRGLLEKEPAGGRSTSYVLVSLE from the coding sequence ATGGCAAGGTATATCCACGAACTTCCCGACTGGCCCAACTTCAGCTTCGATGAAGCAATCATCGCGGAGCGGGTACCTGCTGTTTCCCGCAAGCAGGGGCGTCTGCTCGGGAGGATGGAATCCCTCGGTTTTGAATTGCAGCAAGAGGCTGAGCTCTACACGCTGACCGAAGATGTACTGCGGACCAGCGAAATCGAAGGAGAAATCCTCGACAAGCAGCAGGTACGCTCCTCTATTGCCCGGCATCTGGGAATGGATATTCCAGGTCTGGTCAAAGCTGATCACGCTGTCGAAGGCGTGGTGGAAATGATGCTGGATGCTACCCGGTACTTCGATAAGCCGCTCACCAGTGAGCGCCTGTGTTCCTGGCATGCGGCGCTGTTTCCCACCGGACGTAGCGGCATGCACAAAATCACGGTTGGAGACTGGCGTAAAGCGGAAGCTGGTCCCATGCAGGTTGTATCCGGTCCAATAGGCCGGGAAACAATACACTTTGAAGCGCCAGATGCCGGACGGATACCACAAGAAATGGCGCGATTCCTCGAATGGTTCGACGCTCCATTTAAAGGTGACCTCAATCTTAAGGCGGGTATAGCCCACCTTTGGTTTGTCACGATCCACCCCTTCGAAGATGGTAATGGGCGGACAGCTCGCGCGCAGGCAGATATGCTGCTGGCCCGGGCTGAGGGCAGTCCACACCGATTTTACAGTATGTCAGCCGAAATACAGCGGCAGCATAAATCCTATTACGATATTCTGGAGAAAACCCAAAAGGGCAGTTTGAATATCACGCCTTGGCTGTCGTGGTTCCTGGAGGCCTTTGAGGGAGCCATTGATGGTGCGGAGATCATCACAGGAAAAGTGATGGCCAAAGCCAAGTTCTGGACCAGTAATGCGGACCAGAATTTTAATTCACGGCAGCAGAAAATGTTGAATAGCCTGCTGGATGGGTTTGAGGGTAAGTTGACCTCTTCCAAGTGGGCAAAAATCTGCAAATGCTCGCAGGATACTGCTACTCGGGATATTAATGATCTTATGACGCGTGGGTTGCTAGAGAAGGAGCCAGCTGGCGGTAGAAGCACAAGCTATGTTTTGGTTAGCTTGGAATGA